The nucleotide window TCATTTTAGgccaaaatttttaaaagtcttccttccTTTCTTAAAATTCGTGTCGGGTCAAAAtacctcacataaaatagaACAGAGACAGTAATAgccaaattttaaattttaaaatataatcaatAAAGTTAATTAATGAAATAAACTCCTAATAAAAATTGAGtgtcttataaaaataaatagtatcattcttttttagtaAACAATTTTTGATAGTCAAATAAATTCAATTGACTGAAAAGAGATATAAAGAATAACTTAGTCAAATAGCATCTTATtgaatagtttttttaaaaaagtgatttATTACCATTATACGAGCAActacaagaaaatgattttgTCAAACACATATACGTTCATAAGATCTTTTAGGGAAATAATTGTTTTGGTCCCTATATTGTgatcttattataattttagtCCTTATAATATCAACTTCTCCCATTTAACCTTTAATTAAGCAAGGAGaataattttgatccttttaCTTACTAcaattacaaatataaatagatatatCATTACCGTCAAGAGcaattatgatatatatatatatatatatatatatatatgcattatCCACACCCAAATTAAGGAATAGTTTTCAACGCACAAATCACAAGAAATCTTATAGATCCAATTATTACAAAGTGTCCAAAGACAAACTTTGAACATTATTAAAATTCAATACATTAATAAACAACTTAGGTTCACACTACCTAAGCAATTGAAGTGAAATTAAAATTGGCACATGTAGTTTGTCTGAAAAGGATTGAAGATGTGAATCCCAATCTTGATGCTGCATGATCAAATTGCAAAAGATTGTCTTCAATTGTATGTCCTCCAATCACAATTGAAGTCCTTGAGTTAACACCACCATCCAAAACTCCAAGGCACAATACATTTTCACTAACTTGTACCATTGAATTTGCTCCAAAAATAGTCCAAACAACATTCTCATTTTGTAAAACAAGATCAATTGATGGCACTGCTGGTCCAACTCTTGTACTTCCAATATTTCTTGAATCAAAACAAACCCTAAATGGTGCCACGGCTGCGACCCTAGTCACATTAGCAAGTTCCTTCACAAAGAAATTTGTAATAGCATTGTATAGTGAAGTCTCCAAGATTGTGTAAGGATTGACTGTGCTAATTTTTGTTCCACCAACACCTTGATTGTCAATTGACAACAAAGTTGTGTTTATTGGTACAACTTTTTGGTTAATCTTGATGGATTTTACACCAATAAAGTATTCAGAAGATGGTTGACCTGATGAAAAGGCTGAGGCTGTACTTACTGGATTTATAAAAAGTGGAGTGTATTGAAAGTCATTATTTGAGAATTCTCTATTAGGTAAGAAAAAATAAGGACCATCTCCAAAAAGTACAACACCTTTAGAGTTACTAGAAGTCAAACAAAGAGCAAATTTTCTAGGGAAACTAAATTCAGCTGAGAATTGAGAAGGAAGAGATATTCTTGTTCTTCCAAGACCAGCCATACCCTTAACACCACTAGCAAGACCTTGTAAAAGAAATGTAGcaccacaaacaaaaaggaaattttTATCACTTACGCTCCTACCAGGATTTTTTCCATTAGATGATTGTACTGACACAATATCAGAAGCTAACTCTCCACTAGTAGCGGTTCGTGTAACCGTGTTGTCAGGAAGTAGACCACACGTGTTATTATTACAACCCGGTCTAGGTGGAGAAAAGCATTCTCCACAACCAGACGCTCCGCCCAATGAGCACTGGGCGGAGCGACATCGGGCCGGTTTATAAGAGGAAGAAACATAACCTTGGTCACAATCAACCCATAAAAATTGGCCACCAAGATCAAGAGTTAAACTTATAGGGACAAGAGGTGTTCTTTGTTGGATTTGTGTAAGGTATTGGAGAGTTGAAGCATCTTTTGTGACTGGGATAATTAGACTTTTGGGACGGAAAGAAGTTTGATTTTGAGCTATAGTTGAAGTAATGAAAAGAAGAGAACACAAAAGAATGGCATGTAAACAATAAGAAGAGGccatgattaatttaattatttgttgtgTGATGGTGTTGTAATAGAGGAAAATAATGGAGTTTATATAGttttgaaaaatacataaaaaataatgataatgaataCGTGCAAACTTGGAGCGTTTATGACAATGAGTTTTATTTGCCAACtcaacaaaaaatcaagaaacgtAGAGGCTTTGATTTTTGACTTTATATGCTTGATTTGACTttaatttgtcattttatttaatttttttatttttctatgttgtaattgaaattgaaatctAGATATGCCTTACAAAAATCACACCGACATTATCTTTAAAAGTAATTGCCTGGATCTATCGTGCGTGTCAAAGATTATGTATGATATTAAAGTGGATTAACTAAACTAAGACGGGTATAGTTGATTCTCGCCGCTTGTTTCAAACTAAGacatatcattattattattgtaattattgAAGTTGTTCCAGATTTTAAAAAAGACACTTTAACTTTGCAATCGTCCTATTACCTGACTAAACAATTTTGAATAGATATTATTATGGGCAAATTATAGAAATCGCATACTTTTTTTTGAATAGATATTATTATGGGCAAATTATAGAAATcgcatacttttaaggcaacattataatttatcccttaaaagtttataattacagaaatccctcatttttccgcatcagattagtgtatcagcgcttatattattgtatcccacgcatcagattaatgtatcagcgtttatattattgtatctcgcgcatcagattaatgtatcagcgcttatattattgtatctcgcgcatgtatcaacacttatatagctctgatacattaatttgatgcgcgagatacaataatataagcgttgatacattaatctgatgcacgaaaatgagggattttggagatttgtaaaacttatagcggataatggtaataagtaaactaaaaggtgggatttctgtaatttttcctattattatatcattttttgttcACCTGACATAGAGAGTGGTGTGCATTCTCCCAAAGAGAGTGAGCaacctaaaataactaatataattttatttttacaaatactttattataaaatatattttcttattatttcaactttttttcctttttatatttttctctttctttttctttctttctccaaAATTCATTGTCATCTCCATTGAAGCTTCTCACTTTCATTGTCACCATTTTTACACTTTCATTGTCACCATTTTTACCACAACTTCACCTTCctttttttactactattagttttactctctttaattttaaaactttaactaaatattttcttacatttcgAACAGTTTGATAAACTcattagatttcaagatgattagaaagtatcatatagttttttttatccgATTTCAAttaaattctttcaattttcggggaattcattgattcttttaaaattatcatttctaattttgaatttatatgaAATGAAATAGTTGATGAtatcttcaaaattttaaattttctgagaaaaataattaattttgttatcaataattcaacaaaGTCTAAAAATAGTATGAACTCTATAAAGAATTTGaccggagaagaagaagaaaaagaaaagaaaaaaaatgggagTGGGGTTCAACTTGACGTGGTGGGTGGGGTGAGGGTGGgaggtgaagaaaaagaaagaaaatgaagggaTGAATCACTTGAAAGTTGGAGGTGGAAGATGAAGTGAAATTtaagatgaaatcaaaattaaaataagtcaaaaagtaaaagagagagagaaaaaaaaaagataaagaaaaattttaaaatgaaaaaaaaataatttaattaaattaacatgTGTCATGTAATGATTGGTGTTACACACTTGCTTCTTAAAATATGAGACTGATcgaaaaataatactataatataTGTTCAAATTTGTTTAGTGAAGTAATAGGACGATTGCAAAGTTAagatatctttttaaaaattctaaacaaTTTCAGTGATGACTTTATGTCTTTActcttattattttgttgtatgCATCAACTAATAAGGACGGGTCTAGCTTGATGAAAGAGTTTAATTATGTATACCTCTCATTAAAATTTATACATTATGGAAAtaggaaaactatttttttccattatatataaattgttatATCCATTattattcctattttttttattaaagatatttttaagtcattGGTTTAAAATGTTTGATAATGTTCTTTATGTTTGTACAtcgaaaaattaattttttaagatgaGGAAGATGCTAAATGGTTATAATTTGAAAGAGGTGCTTCTGAGATATGCTTACTTTGAAGTTTGATTATtgcaattaaaaaataatcttttgacTATATTATCAAAGACGTGCGTAAAGTTTGAATTCTAAAATGACGAAGATatgttttcaaaatatataaaaacaaaaatactgTTCATCACTTGCTTAAAGTggtgataaattaaaattagtttgTGAAGTCATAATACATTTAATTTGTGTAAGTTTTGGTTGTTTATtgattcgtttatttattaattcagtTCGTTTCAGCTAGTTCAAGTGATTTATGAAAATTGTTATCAAAATATTCATATAAGATtccaaaattttataaaagaacaaataaaataactagATCTTAGTAACAGTTGAGTGAATTAAGTTATCACCAACATTTTACACTGTTTAAACCCAATTCAGTTTTGCTCAAGTAACTTTTGAACGGATCAATAACCGCTTAActataatttaacttattttaatttgtccaaattcaattcaatccaATTTATCTATCTGTATTGACTTGGCCTGATTTTCAAATGATATACTCTAATTAATTGGTAATTAATTGACAGactgattcttttttttaaatacaaatatatattacttttccaatacttcatattttatttatttatttatttctcaatACGTAATACGTGACGCTTATATAATGTGTTGTGATGAAACAAATCCCTTGATTTTAGCCTTCTGAATTTCTCCCCCATTCTATTGCTTTTTTTCAGTATATTTACTAACTTCCCGATGTGGTGTGGATAAAAATAAAGGTGTctaaaggaaaataatattcCAATGGCCGAcaagaatattattattatacggTGAAATGATTACCCTAACTCGAAAAATAGTTCATTAAATGACCAAcaggaaaaaaagaaatgaatttctATGGTAATTTTGACATCCTCTTGTTGGGGTTCatgatttgattaaaaattgaattaaattaattaatttttattttattgtaagtttgagttggtttgattttaaattttcttaaaatgataatattttggtttacttttattatttatacaaatttcatatattataaaatttgtatacatGCATgtatatactaatttttataaataatataaatattttgtttactttttatgaaaatattatgtatCTCTAATAGGCTAATGaactaatttttataaataattataaatattttgtatagtttcttatgaaaaaattatatatttttaataggtTAATGAACTTTACatctcataaataaataaattcatgaaTCCAAACTAATTTAGTTAAAACTATCAATAAGATTGcctataaaaaaattgttcgtATGATCAAAGTTTTTAGAGTTTAATATACTTTTTCACAATTCAAAAAAAGTATCGCCAGTATAGTCACCACACTCAAGATGAAGCTAGGTGGGATTTCGTGGATTCAGACAAATTCAATAACTTGatcatatatttatactaaaaaattaaataaatatatatgtatattaacttgtgaattCCTAATAAAATTGATGATTTAGTGGTAAAGAAAGGGTCgtgaaaatattttccacaCTAGAGTTATAAGTTATGGTTTCAAACCCCactttcaacaaaaaattaagtttCTCTTCCTAAAATAATATGTACACATGTTAGAACCCTCAAATTCTTAGTTCTGGGTCCACCCTAAAAATTTAATAACACAAATGAATNcaacataaaatatgttttgaaaaaaaatacaaaaaattccactgattcttgaaattaatctatcgtaaaaatactataaatcatgataattgacaacataaaatatttcaaaaatgttgtatgtggatagtcttattatgccttaaataccatcaaagaaagtacaggtttgtgataaaaaaacttatttttttatccacgcaaacaatcgcttcaaaaactcaattattagccccaaaacataccatttatattattgggcccgtgctaacATTATCAAGTATTTAACACAAAAGCCACTAAATTTTGAGATACTAACTAAAAAGTCACAGAATCAAAAAATGCTAAACTTCTCAATGgtatctttttaaattattattttttaactctaacaaataaaaatttggaaaaattacagaaatttcaccttttaatttacttattaccattatcccttataagttttacaaatctccaaaatccctcattttcgcgtaTCAGATTAGtatatcaacgcttatattattgtatctcgcgcatcagattaatgtataaGCGcttattattgtatctcgcgcatgtatcaacacttatattattgtatctcgcgcatcagattaatgtatcagcgcttatattattgtatcaatttgagggatttctgtaattataaacttttaagggatatattgtaattttgcttttaaaagtatgtgatttctgtaatttgcccaaaaaattt belongs to Solanum stenotomum isolate F172 chromosome 1, ASM1918654v1, whole genome shotgun sequence and includes:
- the LOC125869767 gene encoding probable aspartic proteinase GIP2, with translation MASSYCLHAILLCSLLFITSTIAQNQTSFRPKSLIIPVTKDASTLQYLTQIQQRTPLVPISLTLDLGGQFLWVDCDQGYVSSSYKPARCRSAQCSLGGASGCGECFSPPRPGCNNNTCGLLPDNTVTRTATSGELASDIVSVQSSNGKNPGRSVSDKNFLFVCGATFLLQGLASGVKGMAGLGRTRISLPSQFSAEFSFPRKFALCLTSSNSKGVVLFGDGPYFFLPNREFSNNDFQYTPLFINPVSTASAFSSGQPSSEYFIGVKSIKINQKVVPINTTLLSIDNQGVGGTKISTVNPYTILETSLYNAITNFFVKELANVTRVAAVAPFRVCFDSRNIGSTRVGPAVPSIDLVLQNENVVWTIFGANSMVQVSENVLCLGVLDGGVNSRTSIVIGGHTIEDNLLQFDHAASRLGFTSSILFRQTTCANFNFTSIA